From a region of the Zonotrichia albicollis isolate bZonAlb1 chromosome 5, bZonAlb1.hap1, whole genome shotgun sequence genome:
- the SAP30 gene encoding histone deacetylase complex subunit SAP30: MNGFAPEEVTQRGADPAAAPVVGSAGSAVEVPPPPAPPGLGPAAVAAAGSAGGGCAGGPGAGQLCCLREEGERCGRAAGNASFSKRIQKSISQKKVKIELDKSARHLYICDFHKNLIQSVRNRRKRKGSDDDGDSPVQDIDTPEVDLYQLQVNTLRRYKRHFKLQTRPGLNKAQLVEIIGCHFRTIPVNEKDTLTYFIYSVKNDKNKPDLKMDSGIH, from the exons ATGAACGGCTTCGCCCCCGAGGAGGTGACCCAGCGTGGGGCAGACCCCGCCGCCGCGCCGGTGGTGGGCAGTGCGGGCTCCGCCGTGGAGGTGCCGCCGCCGCCAGCGCCGCCGGGGCTGGGTCCGGCCGCCGTCGCCGCCGCGGGCTCGGCGGGCGGCGGGTGCgcgggcggccccggggccgggcagctgtgctgcctgcGGGAGGAGGGGGAGCGATGCGGCCGCGCCGCCGGCAACGCCAGCTTCAGCAAGCGCATCCAGAAGAGCATTTCGCAGAAGAAGGTGAAGATCGAGCTGGATAAGAGC GCAAGACATCTGTACATTTGTGACTTCCACAAAAATTTAATTCAGAGTGTGAGAAAtagaagaaagaggaaaggcaGCGATGATGATGGTGATTCACCAGTGCAAGACATCGACACTCCAGAG GTTGATTTATATCAGTTACAAGTAAACACACTTCGAAGGTACAAAAGACACTTCAAGCTACAGACCAGACCGGGACTTAACAAAGCACAGCTTGTTGAA ATAATTGGCTGCCACTTTAGGACAATTCCAGTGAATGAAAAGGACACCTTAACATACTTCATCTACTCAGTGAAGAATGACAAGAACAAACCAGATCTAAAGATGGATAGTGGGATTCATTAG
- the HMGB2 gene encoding high mobility group protein B2 has protein sequence MGKGDPNKPRGKMSSYAYFVQTCREEHKKKHPDSSVNFAEFSRKCSERWKTMSSKEKGKFEEMAKGDKARYDREMKNYVPPKGEKKGKKKDPNAPKRPPSAFFLFCSEHRPKIKNEHPGLSIGDTAKKLGEMWSEQSAKDKLPYEQKAAKLKEKYEKDIAAYRAKSKSDAGKKGPGRPAGSKKKAEPEEEEEEEEEEEEEEEEDDEDEE, from the exons ATGGGCAAAGGCGACCCCAATAAGCCGCGGGGCAAGATGTCCTCGTACGCCTACTTCGTGCAGACGTGCCGCGAGGAGCACAAGAAGAAGCACCCGGACTCGTCCGTCAACTTCGCAGAGTTCTCGCGGAAGTGCTCGGAGCGGTGGAAg ACAATGTCAagcaaggaaaaaggaaagtttGAAGAAATGGCTAAAGGAGACAAAGCTCGCTATGACAGGGAGATGAAAAACTATGTTCCTCCCAAAGGcgagaagaagggaaagaaaaaggaccCCAACGCTCCTAAAAGACCGCC ATCTGcattcttccttttctgttctgAGCACCGTCCGAAAATCAAAAATGAACATCCTGGCTTGTCCATTGGAGATACAGCAAAGAAATTAGGTGAAATGTGGTCTGAACAGTCGGCCAAAGATAAACTGCCATACGAACAGAAGGCTGCAAAACTGAAGGAGAAGTATGAAAAG GACATTGCAGCATATCGTGCCAAGAGCAAGAGTGATGCAGGAAAGAAGGGCCCAGGTAGGCCTGCAGGATCTAAGAAGAAAGCAGaaccagaggaggaggaagaggaagaggaggaggaggaggaagaagaggaggaagacgATGAGGATGAAGAATAA
- the LOC113458841 gene encoding uncharacterized protein LOC113458841, which yields MTKLETLTLSRLCLQRVLHRNTGRSPDYACCKIGSNKGRSSVCFPPRDAEPAAALRLPRRCVPQRGGRSPAQSPPVLSGSGSRCRPWPTVSGKARRQGRKSREGRQETDGPERAVRAVPAAAKTLEREQVNRGSRRGTARRRETRQEAAEAAGPTSLL from the coding sequence ATGACAAAACTGGAAACTCTCACTCTAAGTCGCCTTTGTCTTCAGAGGGTTTTGCACAGGAACACAGGACGGAGCCCTGACTACGCGTGTTGTAAAATCGGCTCTAACAAAGGCCGGAGCTCCGTTTGTTTTCCTCCGAGAGACGCAGAGCCGGCGGCTGCGCTGCGGCTCCCGCGGAGATGCGTCCCGCAGCGGggcggcaggagcccagcacagagcccgCCCGTCCTCTCGGGCAGCGGGAGCCGCTGCCGGCCATGGCCGACAGTCAGCGGGAAAGCaaggaggcagggaaggaagagCCGAGAGGGAAGGCAGGAGACAGACGGTCCGGAACGAGCAGTCCGAGCAGTGCCGGCTGCGGCTAAAACACTAGAGCGAGAACAAGTGAACAGGGGCAGCCGCCGCGGCACAGCGAGGCGCCGCGAGACCCGGCAGGAGGCGGCGGAGGCCGCCGGCCCCACGTCGCTTCTCTAG